A window from Drosophila subobscura isolate 14011-0131.10 chromosome O, UCBerk_Dsub_1.0, whole genome shotgun sequence encodes these proteins:
- the LOC117896347 gene encoding protein unc-80 homolog isoform X9, giving the protein MVTTNAGATATATTNNNNLQTNNNSHAANNNNDDFDFDQDDGLQDLGLPVSVQTFLWRQIAPFIRPKLGKLHESTCLFCQHAPGHHESKEACKSFEKVLVQNIQFGLSPPLTKALGAIPRWRLLQGALPHVMHACAALLYNRVKDMQAIGPVETKLLYTMQWILLYAAEECADDEGGEELGLGETPAEPKSKPIQQYLFSVPTIALFVYLFAPIISHLKESDFQNFRLENGIKLWQGMWDNRAPGAPCFTAPVKPKARNLLCAPTPKGSTDVFPTRKHSLSADAMSPKNDSPQSGISDYGRQDEEGSWVSSPKEFAFPETIPEEASSVEDERVVIFRLPSAPQLMDNSFFTADASLLQQQQSQSRRGSRQSMNSRDKDKVPSTKFEFDQQELMRGASMKEKRSASIEKETDSDKSESVKADVSAATFLDVAVLRCLFISHWQEEGIFWSLQYLYNRLSDIGEEAAITLNQPRKRSNSLPIPQIEISLYQGPGSNSRDSPGSSVVKDYIEIPEPAPTVTAVVEDTPTAPSSSERRGSEKKKRVKMADLRAFVETKMFSKSEKNLEKVGLDTNSANGKTPLQLQQAEYHRSLDTGEKKLSRSASMISREPASNLIKGKSMPSLSCLLDSGFYRYVEPPKAPRPSQVACPRSTAFYPRNPIITVTEHTPTPSPDYIKRQGSIDSQLDALSNGGSIGGMGGNGGGNGSGGAGSTTTRYRGQMLRSHTDSHIDYTGVDESEAPGSSFYITRDGGIDYEIILLAISNVFKRDPALVCSLRVLEAGLNICELLIEMGVLKLGEHAHEISMSITRRALQVLGCPHGCNDGVRGPPADFLRNQCQKILSRMLRQAGQRTKRYMQEMVKTSPLPELIDYFHAFLAFCVDPSSLLSPLTHKRPSGYKNANTDLGGVPGQGGYSTNFSGGMSGGAESQVVGAVFKPLVSRFVEASKDLKSPENIALYGDIRQLVTYVKGAHGGPFRMVALSGILAVTPRPHKKGPTAQTTRVIRHIPQSNVTHSIQNDDNRSQRRLLLKKRSTSSACAVSLLETETCEEHYKTSQSPLSNFRRRTTGVRPTLTPRHSERALLSDSTSSSERNSLGRLSGLVRWFRGTPKEASSIDLEIGSLNPEISSTFMRHASLKIQRGRSSDGIGRSIQRAKRRVERRLNRFGGIVKGKKKVGGIEETADFSRRSSSDMCDGPRESEVVILKERKLVPTEPVRVGMLRLSFLLETCAPGSFPDPQLVAAVLDLPQAPLVSRATFLLECAHFVHLCNKGQWPAWMKQNVGSYRASGANINVNQMKQQVSQTSARRTHILQRAAGKMFHQWAEIVGARLEEILFTERLQYEAVNASLTDPEKQRELLQQDEEEDFLDETSVNPHGNDCPHSLKLIACVLLFEITAFLRDTYIMLPKTSKLIHRDKPAPWEKVYREANRRWSMALSSMGHSQTSAQSLQSIAAGNDGAGQSERKISFVLHEPDNESENSSNTTLTKEGEDAPRRPTAASAVRPFLLRRGTATTTGGSFKRRSLKLRRNTKDSKEIETDFNTQSRRKVSSLSDRSDTSEQGMISGGEESPGILSDDQQPESPTDSNENDDTAKNMPWLKAVIEMMSSYNYYCTHKGYCHPFCYKRHMRSCTRLIKATRKVYGEEFGFTFDADHPTVEPTVISSSKPHTSRARSTRKVSEQSSTQTSPSKRKDSLSRKDRISDDPDLEMAEKLAKAFRQEKEKKLQEEPPILKFIRVHIRNLFHFPFATLLKGAVVLTEEMVIEAMPAAWELLLETNHDTATSSAAVFLMGSVKAQNFAFDIMQRALKHRDPDIRIGAIQRYLVLWKCRFHVWPRMEDNAHDVTFKVPPGGIEFTLPSPKIGIESLPVVDPPWMPVQQTKDMDVTLNQDRHRSLVTATKSRKMQQTEAIRNALRQQRDKQRAERHSFLITMIPISQQASHEPGMEKLEDHEDQEELDGTRMSSHLHHSHSLFPSVLCSSVMQIVGCLDDAAIGSDGNAVYEIAYQVIWVCLVEESALFLRYVFERLTRDRQDQMFKLLRHLIRFVPRLPQQAAFALYNSIIGYIMFYVRSSNELKQELVGSALSVLWMVVHSVHGIMFKDLKQILRKEQCDASILLTANVPAAKKIVVHGPADDDYNIPSQFPVQEDTLFCQLLKEALDYYPIDEKNTSHYCLVDYKSSKILNPNWYIRDLYFFKRSQYPEVRLMLMRPEESFLALQKQELTKKFVEIGKVHLTWAILKNVDMVVQRVVFLHEELMKLPSFPRKALEVDLDLHHGGEYGKVLLGLDVLHKFMWVRLIARMFEAMAGNFAYSADIQLFLNVLSGASILHAEDSCIMRYVMATFINAAFNFKNIFSTNGYFMIMPTLLQVYSLHQTNKLITTTIEYAVKQFYLLNRKPFILQMFGSVSAILDTDEDGTYGEAHKVQSSCLFNLLLSLEDPSPDPLNIAELVKEQKPLKAIDFCYHDEDDDVTVLDCITLCVMVVSYSAESTRGYQMLIILEAILPCYLQQIQSPSYIPLQGKSERDIILQLAVAIRTMVHNCEGLAKSYNGPYRNSPEHKGSSQRNCSRGPPCSPGLDFEEESHPKYVTDARTKSMMDSAEDSEMIRTEYRRPRDVLLSVVADFLTKSTARLAELAKKMPADTKPTEVLDAKCHIRLADIAHSLLKVSPYDPESMACRGLQRYMQAVLPRAEWSNDTLRNALVTILRRIDKVFLKISKKPSIRRNTDWEAAAGLLKGIHETIIRHSYVLHWQQMKTLISTVQNLIVNEPGSGIPEGVSSAGAALMSQNPPAFFCSAVVRLVALQVVSPVDCFSLVQICGGSAEFATQEKAEGFLMHLIMPLCLKVCSGRGVSDVGELKMTDVTFLLTAVLNAMSPPAGRTGQAVSQINRVTGDLRAGSLTFTGSRDAKRPARISGSLYQAAFLALRIVCICFENRLSTEWPRIVRVMRDLGRRNEAAPDLWSFMEFVVTHRTPLYIVLLPFIMHKISQPPIGDHERHMQFIIRERLRGTPPQGGIKSKGALLLELARELRDLRDELEEKRYDRESSEQKKSDTPAATRTTTGQATHSHVSAVPIDSRSGSGGICTPSDTLSQQTLHPPRESLSSSSTGRDPHTTTSESQSGDGEAGSAPTLVGAAPSGSGHGTSGTASALPSHMSHSQSLQQPTFKAQPPKLRFVSSVEFRHSSGETSTTPLSPESPAEDSSGDHTRSRLQRSKAASRKTFRLKRSRLTPMEPPSIVTSLSQEEQQPQAQPKALGEISWDSVSQTSSTSGYRDNNSLQTGLLSPDGSLGGLTLGRSPSQHSLLMVFEGQDEDTLI; this is encoded by the exons ATGGTGACCACCAATGCCGGCGcaacggccacagccacaacgaacaacaacaatctgcAGACGAACAACAACAGTCATGCGGCGAACAACAATAATgatgactttgactttgaccaGGACGATGGCCTGCAGGACCTGGGCTTGCCGGTGTCCGTCCAGACATTCCTGTGGCGCCAAATAGCACCCTTCATCCGGCCAAAGCTCGGAAAACTACACGAATCAACCTGCCTG TTTTGTCAACATGCACCGGGACACCAT GAGTCGAAGGAAGCCTGCAAG TCCTTCGAGAAAGTGCTCGTGCAGAACATACAGTTTGGTCTCTCGCCGCCTCTTACGAAGGCCCTGGGTGCCATTCCGCGCTGGCGACTGCTGCAGGGCGCCCTGCCACATGTCATGCACGCCTGCGCCGCGCTGCTCTACAATCGGGTCAAGGATATGCAGGCCATTGGGCCCGTGGAGACCAAACTGCTGTACACGATGCAGTGGATCCTGCTCTATGCGGCCGAGGAGTGTGCCGACGATGAGGGCGGCGAGGAGCTCGGCCTGGGCGAGACTCCCGCGGAGCCCAAGTCGAAGCCCATACAGCAGTATCTATTTTCCGTGCCAACGATTGCA CTCTTTGTGTATCTGTTTGCACCTATCATATCCCACCTGAAGGAATCGGATTTCCAAAACTTTCGCCTCGAGAACGGTATCAAGCTGTGGCAGGGCATGTGGGATAATCGCGCACCCGGTGCTCCTTGCTTTACGGCTCCGGTGAAGCCAAAGGCCCGCAATCTGCTCTGTGCGCCAACTCCCAAGGGCTCCACGGATGTTTTTCCCACCCGAAAGCACTCGCTCAGCGCTGATGCAATGTCGCCCAAGAACGACTCGCCACAGAGCGGCATCTCTGATTATGGCAGACAGGACGAGGAG GGCTCCTGGGTATCTTCTCCCAAGGAATTTGCCTTTCCCGAGACCATTCCCGAAGAGGCCTCCAGCGTGGAAGACGAACGTGTCGTCATATTTAGGCTGCCATCGGCGCCACAACTCATGGATAATTCATTCTTTACG GCCGATGCCAGCctgctacagcagcagcaatcgcagAGCCGACGCGGCAGTCGTCAGTCCATGAACTCCCGCGACAAGGATAAAGTTCCCTCCACCAAATTCGAGTTTGATCAGCAGGAACTGATGCGTGGGGCGTCCATGAAGGAGAAGCGCAGTGCCTCCATCGAGAAGGAGACGGACTCGGACAAGTCGGAAAGTGTCAAGGCAGATGTCTCGGCTGCCACCTTCCTCGATGTGGCAGTGCTGCGTTGCCTCTTCATCTCGCACTGGCAGGAGGAGGGCATCTTCTGGAGCCTCCAATATCTATACAATCG TCTCAGTGACATTGGTGAGGAGGCGGCCATTACCTTGAATCAGCCGCGAAAACGTTCCAACTCCTTGCCCATACCACAAATCGAGATATCGCTGTATCAGGGTCCCGGCAGCAACAGTCGCGATAGTCCGGGTAGTTCTGTGGTCAAGGACTACATCGAAATACCAGAACCAGCGCCCACAGTGACAGCTGTTGTTG AGGATACCCCCACAGCGCCCAGCAGCTCCGAGCGTCGCGGCAGCGAGAAGAAGAAACGCGTCAAGATGGCCGATCTGCGTGCCTTTGTGGAGACGAAAATGTTCTCGAAATCGGAGAAGAACTTGGAAAAAGTAGGGCTCGATACAAACTCTGCCAATGGCAAGAcaccactgcaactgcaacaagcA GAGTACCATCGCAGCCTGGACACGGGTGAGAAGAAACTGTCACGCTCTGCATCCATGATCAGTCGCGAGCCAGCCAGTAATCTGATCAAGGGCAAATCCATGCCTAGTCTCAG CTGTCTGCTTGATAGCGG ATTTTACAGATACGTAGAGCCACCCAAGGCCCCAAGGCCATCCCAGGTGGCATGTCCACGCTCCACGGCCTTCTATCCACGGAATCCCATTATTACGGTGACAGAGCACACGCCCACACCATCGCCGGACTACATCAAGCGACAG GGCTCCATTGACTCGCAGCTGGATGCTTTGAGCAATGGTGGCAGCATCGGTGGCATGGGTGGAAATGgtggtggcaatggcagtggcggcgctggcagcaccaccacccgcTATCGTGGCCAAATGCTGCGCTCCCACACAGACTCGCATATCGATTATACCGGCGTGGATGAGTCCGAGGCACCCGGCTCCTCCTTCTACATAACTCGCGATGGTGGCATCGACTACGAGATTATTCTGCTGGCCATTAGCAATGTGTTTAAGCGGGATCCAGCCTTGGTGTGCTCTCTGCGCGTGCTGGAAGCGGGCCTCAACATTTGCGAACTTCTCATCGAAATGGGTGTGCTGAAGCTGGGCGAACATGCCCATGAGATTTCCATGAGCATCACACGACGCGCACTCCAGGTGCTCGGCTGTCCGCATGGTTGCAATGATG GTGTTCGCGGTCCTCCTGCGGACTTTCTGCGCAATCAGTGTCAGAAGATTCTGTCCCGAATGCTGCGCCAGGCTGGACAGCGCACCAAGCGTTACATGCAGGAAATGGTCAAGACATCGCCGCTGCCAGAGCTCATCGACTACTTCCATGCCTTTCTGGCCTTCTGTGTGGATCCCAGCTCGCTGTTGTCGCCATTAA CTCATAAACGTCCGAGTGGATATAAAAATGCTAACACCGATCTTGGCGGTGTACCAGGTCAGGGCGGCTATTCGACAAATTTTAGCGGCGGAATGAGCGGCGGCGCCGAATCCCAGGTCGTTGGCGCTGTCTTCAAGCCGCTGGTCAGTCGCTTTGTGGAGGCAAGCAAAGATCTTAAATCACCCGAGAATATAGCTCTATATGGCGACATACGGCAGTTGGTCACCTACGTGAAGGGTGCCCATGGTGGGCCATTCCGTATGGTGGCACTCAGCGGCATTCTAGCCGTCACACCGCGTCCCCACAAAAAGGGACCAACGGCACAGACTACACGTGTTATAAG ACACATTCCACAGTCCAATGTGACGCACAGCATTCAGAATGATGACAATCGCTCCCAGCGTCGTTTGCTGCTCAAGAAACGAAGCACTTCTTCGGCCTGCGCGGTA AGTCTGCTGGAAACGGAGACGTGCGAGGAGCACTACAAGACCAGCCAATCGCCGTTGAGCAACTTCCGACGTCGCACGACTGGAGTGCGTCCGACACTGACGCCACGGCATAGTGAGCGTGCGCTGCTCTCCGATTCCACGTCCAGCTCGGAACGCAATTCGTTGGGACGGCTCAGCGGCTTGGTGCGCTGGTTTCGCGGCACGCCCAAGGAGGCATCGTCCATTGATCTGGAGATTGGCTCACTGAATCCAGAGATATCCTCCACATTTATGAGGCACGCCTCGCTGAAGATACAGCGTGGCCGGTCAAGCGATGGCATTGGGCGGTCCATACAGCGCGCCAAGCGACGCGTCGAGAGGCGGCTGAACCGTTTCGGCGGCATTGTGAAGGGCAAAAAGAAGGTGGGCGGCATCGAAGAGACAGCGGACTTCAGTCGGCGCAGCTCCTCGGATATGTGCGACGGCCCACGAGAGTCCGAGGTGGTCATACTCAAGGAACGGAAACTCGTGCCCACGGAGCCAGTGCGTGTGGGCATGTTGCGGCTCTCCTTTCTCCTGGAGACTTGTGCACCCGGCTCCTTTCCCGATCCCCAACTGGTGGCGGCTGTTCTGGATTTG CCGCAAGCTCCTTTGGTCTCGCGTGCCACTTTTCTGCTGGAATGCGCACACTTTGTGCATCTGTGCAACAAGGGTCAGTGGCCCGCCTGGATGAAGCAGAACGTGGGCAGCTATCGAGCGTCGGGTGCCAACATCAATGTGAACCAGATGAAGCAGCAAGTTAGCCAGACCAGCGCCAGGCGCACCCACATCCTGCAGCGAGCGGCTGGCAAAATGTTTCACCAATGGGCGGAGATAGTGGGTGCCCGCCTGGAGGAGATACTCTTCACGGAGCGACTGCAATACGAGGCGGTCAATGCCAGTCTCACCGATCCCGAGAAGCAgcgggagctgctgcagcaggacgaggaggaggacttcCTGGACGAGACATCCGTGAATCCGCATGGGAATGACTGTCCGCACTCCCTGAAGCTGATCGCTTGCGTGCTGCTCTTCGAGATTACGGCCTTTCTGCGGGATACGTACATCATGCTGCCAAAGACATCGAAGCTGATCCATCGGGACAAGCCAGCGCCCTGGGAGAAGGTCTATCGTGAGGCAAATCGCCGCTGGTCCATGGCTCTCAGCTCCATGGGTCACTCGCAGACATCGGCACAGAGCCTGCAGTCCATAGCAGCTGGCAACGATGGCGCCGGCCAATCGGAACGAAAGATTTCCTTTGTGCTGCACGAGCCAGACAACGAGTCcgagaacagcagcaacaccacgTTAACCAAGGAGGGAGAAGATG CACCTCGACGTCCCACTGCTGCTTCGGCAGTGCGTCCATTTTTGCTGCGTCGTGGCACAGCCACCACCACGGGCGGTTCCTTCAAGCGTCGCTCCCTGAAGCTGCGTCGCAACACAAAGGAcagcaaagaaattgaaaCAGATT TTAACACACAATCGCGACGCAAAGTCTCTTCGCTCTCGGATCGCAGCGACACCTCGGAACAGGGCATGATTAGTGGTGGTGAGGAGTCGCCGGGCATACTCAGCGATGATCAGCAGCCAGAGTCGCCCACTGACTCCAATGAGAACGATGATACGGCCAAGAACATGCCCTGGCTGAAGGCAGTCATCGAGATGATGTCCAGCTACAATTACTACTGCACACACAAGGGATATTGTCATCCGTTCTGCTACAAGCGCCACATGCGCTCCTGCACGCGGCTCATAAAGGCCACCAGAAAG GTTTATGGTGAAGAATTTGGCTTTACCTTTGATGCAGATCATCCAACGGTGGAGCCAACTGTCATTAGCTCCAGCAAGCCGCACACCTCGCGGGCACGCTCCACGCGCAAAGTCTCCGAGCAGAGCTCTACGCAAACATCTCCATCCAAGCGCAAGGATAGCTTGTCACGCAAGGATCG CATCAGCGATGATCCTGATCTGGAAATGGCGGAGAAACTTGCCAAAGCATTCCGTcaggagaaggaaaaaaagctgcaggaggagccacCGATCTTGAAGTTTATACGGGTGCACATACGCAATCTGTTCCACTTTCCATTCGCCACACTGCTGAAGGGCGCGGTTGTCCTCACCGAGGAGATGGTGATTGAAGCAATGCCGGCTGcctgggagctgctgctggagaccAATCACGACACGGCCACCTCGAGTGCCGCCGTTTTCCTAATGGGCTCCGTGAAGGCACAGAACTTCGCCTTCGATATTATGCAGAGAGCGTTGAAGCACAGGGATCCGGACATACGCATTGGCGCCATTCAGCGCTATTTGGTGCTGTGGAAGTGCCGCTTCCATGTGTGGCCACGCATGGAGGACAATGCGCACGATGTGACCTTCAAGGTGCCACCGGGCGGCATTGAATTCACATTGCCATCGCCGAAAATTGGCATCGAAAGTCTGCCGGTGGTGGATCCACCCTGGATGCCCGTGCAGCAGACCAAAGACATGGACGTGACGCTCAACCAAGACAGACAT CGTTCCCTGGTCACCGCAACGAAGAGCCGCAAAATGCAGCAGACGGAGGCCATTCGGAATGCTCTGCGCCAGCAGCGGGACAAGCAGCGAGCGGAGCGGCACAGCTTCCTCATCACCATGATTCCGATCAGTCAGCAGGCCTCACACGAGCCTGGCATGGAGAAGCTGGAGGATCACGAGGATCAGGAGGAACTCGATGGCACCCGCATGTCCTCGCACCTCCATCACTCCCATTCGCTCTTTCCCTCCGTGCTGTGCTCGTCCGTGATGCAGATTGTGGGCTGCCTGGACGATGCTGCCATTGGATCGGATGGCAATGCAGTGTACGAGATTGCCTACCAAGTGATTTGGGTGTGCCTGGTCGAGGAGTCGGCACTCTTTCTGCGCTATGTATTTGAGCGCCTTACCCGCGATCGACAGGATCAAATGTTCAAGCTGCTGCGACACCTCATCCGCTTTGTGCCACGTCTGCCCCAGCAGGCGGCCTTTGCGCTATACAACTCCATCATTGGATACATCATGTTCTATGTGCGCTCGTCCAATGAACTCAAGCAGGAGCTCGTGGGATCAGCCTTGTCTGTGCTCTGGATGGTGGTGCACTCTGTGCACGGCATTATGTTCAAGGACTTGAAGCAAATTCTGCGCAAGGAGCAGTGCGATGCCTCCATTCTGCTCACAGCAAATGTGCCAGCAGCCAAGAAGATTGTCGTACACGGACCGGCTGACGATGACTACAATATACCCTCACAGTTCCCCGTGCAGGAGGACACGCTGTTCTGCCAGTTGCTGAAAGAGGCTCTCGACTATTATCCCATTGATGAGAAGAACACGAGCCATTACTGCCTGGTGGATTATAAGAGCA GCAAAATCCTGAATCCCAATTGGTACATACGCGACTTGTACTTCTTCAAGCGTTCGCAGTACCCGGAGGTTCGCCTGATGCTCATGCGGCCAGAAGAATCCTTTTTGGCACTGCAGAAACAGGAACTGACTAAGAAGTTCGTGGAGATTGGCAAGGTGCATCTGACTTGGGCTATTCTCAAGAATGTGGACATGGTGGTGCAGCGTGTTGTCTTCCTGCACGAGGAGCTGATGAAGCTGCCCTCCTTCCCACGCAAGGCGCTCGAAGTGGATCTGGATCTGCACCATGGCGGGGAGTATGGCAAGGTGCTGCTCGGCCTGGATGTCTTGCACAAGTTTATGTGGGTGCGTCTGATAGCCCGCATGTTCGAGGCCATGGCTGGTAACTTTGCCTACTCGGCGGACATACAGCTCTTCCTCAACGTGCTCTCTGGCGCCTCCATCCTGCATGCCGAGGACTCATGCATAATGCGCTACGTGATGGCCACATTCATCAATGCCGCCTTCAACTTTAAGAACATTTTCTCCACGAATGGCTACTTTATGATTATGCCCACACTGCTGCAGGTGTATTCCCTTCATCAAACCAACAAACTGATTACCACGACCATCGAGTACGCCGTCAAACAGTTTTACCTCCTCAACCGCAAGCCTTTCATTCTGCAAATGTTTGGCTCTGTTTCCGCCATTCTCGATACGGACGAGGATGGCACCTATGGAGAGGCGCACAAGGTGCAGTCCAGCTGCCTTTTCAACTTGCTGCTCAGCCTGGAGGATCCCTCACCGGATCCTCTAAACATTGCAGAGCTGGTGAAGGAGCAGAAACCCCTCAAAGCCATTGACTTTTGCTACCACGACGAAGATGACGATGTCACGGTACTGGACTGCATTACGCTCTGTGTGATGGTCGTCTCCTACTCGGCGGAGAGCACTCGTGGCTATCAAATGCTC ATCATTCTGGAGGCCATTCTGCCCTGCTATCTGCAGCAGATTCAATCGCCCAGCTACATACCGCTTCAGGGCAAGTCCGAACGTGACATTATCCTTCAATTGGCTGTGGCCATTCGCACCATGGTGCACAATTGCGAAGGTCTGGCCAAGAGCTACAACGGGCCCTATCGCAACAGTCCCGAGCACAAAGGATCTTCGCAGCGCAACTGTAGCCGCGGACCGCCCTGCTCGCCTGGTCTGGACTTTGAGGAGGAGTCGCATCCAAAGTATGTGACGGATGCCCGCACCAAGAGTATGATGGATTCTGCTGAGGACTCCGAAATGATACGCACTGAATATCGGCGACCTCGTGATGTGCTTCTCTCTGTAGTGGCGGATTTCCTCACCAAATCCACGGCACGTCTGGCCGAGCTGGCGAAGAAGATGCCTGCCGACACGAAGCCCACTGAGGTGCTGGACGCCAAGTGCCACATTCGTCTCGCAGACATCGCTCACTCGCTGCTCAAGGTATCCCCCTACGATCCAGAGTCGATGGCCTGCCGTGGACTGCAGCGGTACATGCAGGCGGTGCTGCCTCGGGCGGAATGGTCAAACGACACTCTGCGCAATGCTCTGGTCACCATACTACGACGCATCGACAAGGTATTCCTGAAGATATCGAAGAAGCCATCGATTCGGCGGAACACGGACTGGGAGGCAGCCGCCGGCCTACTGAAGGGCATTCACGAGACGATTATCCGGCACTCGTATGTGCTGCACTGGCAGCAGATGAAGACTTTGATTAGCACCGTGCAGAACCTGATCGTTAATGAGCCCGGCTCAGGCATTCCCGAGGGCGTCTCCAGTGCAGGGGCAGCGCTCATGTCTCAGAATCCGCCGGCCTTTTTCTGCTCGGCCGTGGTGCGTCTGGTGGCCCTACAAGTGGTGAGCCCCGTGGACTGCTTCTCACTGGTTCAAATATGCGGCGGCAGTGCCGAGTTTGCCACGCAGGAAAAGGCCGAAGGATTTCTGATGCATCTGATCATGCCGCTGTGTCTGAAGGTCTGTTCGGGACGCGGCGTTTCGGATGTGGGCGAGCTGAAGATGACCGATGTAACCTTCCTGCTCACCGCCGTCCTGAATGCCATGAGTCCCCCAGCGGGACGTACGGGTCAGGCTGTGTCCCAGATCAATCGAGTCACGGGTGACCTGCGTGCCGGCTCCCTAACCTTCACGGGCAGCCGGGATGCCAAGCGACCAGCCCGCATTTCCGGCTCTCTCTATCAAGCGGCCTTCTTGGCCCTGCGCATCGTGTGCATCTGCTTCGAGAATCGCCTGTCCACCGAGTGGCCACGCATTGTGCGGGTGATGCGGGATCTGGGCAGACGAAACGAGGCTGCCCCCGATCTATGGAGCTTCATGGAGTTCGTGGTCACCCATCGCACCCCACTCTACATTGTTCTATTGCCTTTTATTATGCATAAG ATCTCACAGCCTCCCATTGGCGATCACGAGCGACACATGCAGTTCATCATTAGAGAGCGATTGCGGGGAACACCACCACAGGGCGGCATCAAGTCGAAGGgcgccctgctgctggagctggcccgGGAGCTGCGCGATCTGCGcgacgagctggaggagaagcGTTATG ATCGCGAGAGTTCCGAGCAGAAGAAGAGCGACACGCCGGCGGCCACCA GGACAACAACCGGCCAGgccacacactcgcatgtCTCCGCTGTACCCATCGATTCGCGCAGCGGCTCCGGTGGCATTTGCACCCCCAGCGACACTCTGTCACAGCAAACGCTCCACCCGCCGCGAGAGTCCTTGTCCAGCAGCTCAACGGGACGAGATCCACACACCACGACAAGCGAGAGTCAGAGCGGCGATGGAGAGGCAGGATCGGCGCCCACACTGGTTGGCGCAGCACCCAGTGGCTCAGGCCATGGAACTTCCGGCACAGCATCTGCTTTGCCCTCGCACATGTCGCActcgcagtcgctgcagcagccgacATTTAAGGCACAGCCGCCAAAGCTGCGCTTCGTTTCGTCTGTGGAGTTTCGACACTCTTCGGGAGAGACATCGACCACACCGCTGTCACCCGAGAGTCCGGCCGAGGATAGCTCAGGAGATCACACACGTTCACGCCTGCAGCGCTCGAAGGCGGCCAGCCGCAAGACCTTCCGGCTAAAGCGCAGCCGACTGACGCCCATGGAGCCACCCAGCATC GTTACATCGCTCTcacaggaggagcaacagcctCAGGCCCAGCCCAAGGCACTTGGTGAGATATCCTGGGACTCGGTCTCGCAGACGTCTTCCACATCCGGCTATCGGGACAACAACAGCTTGCAGACGGGCCTGCTCTCGCCAGATGGCTCATTGGGAGGTCTCACTCTGGGCCGCTCCCCATCGCAGCATTCACTTTTAATGGTGTTCGAGGGACAGGACGAGGACACACTTATTTAA